From a single Chitinivibrionia bacterium genomic region:
- a CDS encoding citrate synthase, with protein sequence MDGTPNTSTSSARLQIGDKVVELPIISGTDGNLGIDIATLRSQTGAIAYDNGFNNTTSAVSSISFIDGDKGILRYRGYSIEDLFNRASFREVAYLMVNGKLPNEQEVTQFSAFLTKHSMIDEDMHHFFAGFPRSAHPMAILAAMVTSLSSFYPQINHDDTNFDETAARLISKVRTIAAFSYKKSMGYPVVYPMANLSYVENFLNMMFDTPNSPYDIKSAEHQLHAKILDKTLVLHADHGQNCSTTAVKLVGSTRASLYASVSAGICALWGPLHGGANQAVVEMLENIERDGANVEKYIEKAKTNKDFRLMGFGHALYKSYDPRAALAKKLLDELYEKGGVKDPLFDIAQDLERRIMADEYFISRKLYPNIDFYTGIIYKAIGIPTNMLTVMFVLGRLPGWIAQWRELMGHGIKIFRPRQIYMGPGALDYIPLEER encoded by the coding sequence ATGGACGGTACACCTAATACATCTACGAGCAGCGCGCGTCTGCAAATAGGGGACAAGGTTGTCGAACTTCCGATAATTTCGGGAACAGACGGAAATTTGGGTATTGATATTGCAACGCTTCGTTCACAAACGGGCGCAATCGCTTATGATAACGGATTTAATAACACGACTTCGGCGGTAAGTTCGATTTCGTTTATCGACGGAGATAAAGGAATTTTGCGTTATCGGGGCTATTCGATAGAGGATTTGTTTAACCGCGCTTCTTTCAGAGAAGTCGCATATTTAATGGTAAACGGCAAACTTCCCAACGAGCAGGAAGTAACACAATTCAGCGCATTTCTTACAAAACATTCTATGATAGACGAGGATATGCACCACTTTTTTGCGGGATTTCCAAGGAGCGCGCACCCAATGGCGATTTTGGCGGCGATGGTAACTTCACTATCGTCGTTTTATCCGCAAATTAATCACGACGACACCAACTTCGACGAAACGGCGGCGCGTCTTATTTCTAAGGTACGCACGATTGCGGCATTTTCGTATAAAAAATCTATGGGTTATCCTGTGGTTTACCCTATGGCAAACCTCTCGTACGTAGAAAATTTCCTGAATATGATGTTTGACACGCCGAACTCTCCTTACGATATAAAAAGCGCGGAGCATCAACTTCACGCGAAAATTTTGGATAAAACTCTTGTTTTACACGCAGACCACGGGCAAAACTGCTCTACAACGGCGGTAAAATTGGTCGGCTCGACCCGCGCGAGTTTGTATGCTTCCGTTTCGGCTGGCATCTGCGCGCTTTGGGGACCGCTTCACGGCGGGGCAAATCAAGCGGTTGTAGAAATGCTCGAAAACATTGAAAGAGACGGCGCAAACGTTGAAAAATACATAGAAAAAGCAAAAACAAATAAAGATTTTCGCTTAATGGGCTTTGGGCACGCGCTTTACAAAAGTTATGACCCTCGCGCGGCGCTTGCCAAAAAACTCCTCGACGAGCTTTACGAAAAAGGCGGCGTAAAAGACCCGCTTTTCGACATTGCGCAAGATTTGGAGCGACGAATTATGGCTGACGAATATTTTATTTCGCGAAAACTTTACCCGAACATCGATTTTTACACGGGAATTATCTACAAAGCAATCGGAATTCCGACAAATATGCTTACGGTTATGTTTGTTTTAGGTCGTTTGCCCGGTTGGATAGCCCAGTGGCGCGAACTTATGGGACAC